GGAAAGCGCTCTAGTGGCCCAATGCTTAAGTACtcaggtttgaacccatcagctgcttagAGAAGACCCGATGATTTGCTCCATAAGtactattgctttttaaaaaccccactgccatccagttcgtTTCAACTAACAGAGACTCAATTgagcagagtagcactgccctttctgagattttaaatctttacagaagctgatagCCTCTCTTCTCCCAAGGATTGACTGGTGGGGTAGAACAGCTGAACCTGTGGCTAATAGTTCATTGGTTAGTCCCCTACAGTATTAGATTACCTGTGGCCTGGGAACCACTGTGTCACACGGGATTGTTATGCTTGTGAGTCAACTTGATAGCACACAATAGCAGTCTGAATGGGAGCCATCTTCTGAATGCTCCCTGAATGGGAGCactttgccaggtttttcttccctgGTGCTGGTGGGTGGgctcaaatcaccaacctttagTAGTTCCACACAAACTGCATTATTCAGGGATAGTGATGGGCTTACTCGGCCATTCCTTTAGGTTTCAAcaaaaatttcatttctttcccccacagatttcatttcttaaatgaaTGCATTTCAGAATTCACTGCTATCGATTTCTGATTCAtaccaaccctgtagggcagggtagaactgcccctgtgagtttctgagattgttgtaactctttataggagtagaaagctacatctttctccaggggagcagctgACAGTGTCCAatggctgaccctgcagttagcagtccaacgaatACCCACTATGCTATACCCATCCCAATCTTTTATACTTTATTATTTGATTATTTAACCTGCTTCACAATACTGCAGGGACCAGTGGCTCTTTGTTCATCAGGACATGCTGTTTTCTGAGCCCTGGCGACGTGgtaggttacacattgagctgctaaccacaaggtcagcagcttgaaaccaccaggtaaaccggtggtggtggggggggggagaacgaagaggctttctactcccagtctTGGACTAATTCCAGTCTTTGCTAcggtgtcgctatgagtcagcattgactcagtggccgaGGAACGAGACTATGCTGTTAGCTGGCTAACACGGAAGTCGTTTTTAAAAGACAACCAAATACATTTCGAGGAAACAAATAATGAAAAACGCATGCATCGAGGGACTGGAGGCGGGGCGGGACGACGAGAACGCCCCGATGCGCTGACGTCACCCACCGTCATTTCCGCTTCTCCCGGCAGCCCGTTCTCCAGGTCTGTGTTTGTTTCCGGTGTTTCAATAAAGCTCGATTCGAGCCGGAGGAGGCGCGCTCTTCCGGGAAAATGGCGTCTCCCGCCGGTGCCCCTGAGTCCTCGCCGGCCGCGGGTCCAGCGCCAGCGGCGGGGGCTGCGGAGGGAGCCGAGTGCCCGCCGCCTCgccagccgcagccgcagccgccgCAGAATGTCCTCGCTGGCCCGCGGCTTCGAGCCCCCAGCTCCCGAGGCCTTGGGGCGGCGGAGTTTGACGGAGCTGCGGGAGATGCGGGAGCGCCAGGAGAGACTTTTGCGCAACGAGTAAGCCGGGGTCCCGCCGCGCTCCCCGGGAAGCCGCCCCACGCCCTTCCCCTGCCCCGGTCCCTTCCCTAGGAGGTGACCTTGCCCGAGTGAGGTTCACGTTCCGTCCCGCAGGCCCGGGGACGGCTGCCAGCCCTAAGGCCGTTCCGCATGGCCCTGCCCGGCATGATGGCGCGGTGGCCCGGACGGCGCGCCAGCGATGGAGCCGTTCGGGCTGAATCGGGTTTGTACGAGTGTCCGGGCCGCCGCCCTTTAACCCCCACACACGTTCAGAAAGTTGGTGGAAacattctgttttctttccatgtAATTTCCCCACGCACTTTTTTGAAGCCACGTGCGGTGCCCGATTTGGGAAAAGAGACCCAACATCTTGTCAAGTCCCCAGTTAGAGCCTGTTCCAGGACCCACAGAAACGAGATCAAACATGGCGAGATAAAACACGGTTGCTGGGCCGAGAATTTGACTCTGGCTCAGTTGGCCAACCCTGGCAGGTTTGAGCGGAGGAGTGATCTAATAAAAGTGGTATTTTTAGAAGGCTTAATTTCGCAGCAGGATGGTGTGCAGGAATCAGAGGCAGAAGACAGTGGGGAGATATTTTTAGTTAGGTTCCCAACAAGCAGTTGAAAGGAGGTGACTGAGTAATTCAAATTCGTGTAGCTTACAGGCCTGCCTGGGGAGCCATTCACACAACTAGGAAAATCCGTGGGCGTGTATGTTCCAGACTCCTTTTTAGAAAGTTGAGGGGTGGCAGGATAGGCATTAGGTTCATTTATGGCCAAGTGGTGGTGAAGCTACAGAGGAGGAGATGGTTTGAAAATTACAGGCATCTCAGCTACAGAGAGGTGCCAATAGTTGATGCTTTGGGAGTGGTTGTGGTGTCAGAACCGAGGCCCTAGCCGTTCATTTTGGTGAAGTTTCTTCCCCGTTTCATGTGTGACTAGAGTCAGGAATCTGAAAAGGGCCTTCGGTGTCAGCAAAACGGCCAGTGATGTCTTGGAGGTGTTAGTTAACATTGTGACCCTGAACTTTTCATTTATTGCATCGAATTCCCTGTAAGCTTTTTGGTCTCAGCACCCCTTTTTATACTTACGCCTATCTCTCACTATTTTATTGGTTTATTTGATATTACAGTGGAGAAATCTTTTTGTAAAAAGAATATGCAAACTCACCTTTCATTAACTCAGAAGAACAATGATGTAACTGCTGAGAAACTCCATGGCATGAGATGAAAGAGGCACCATCTCGCAGAATAATTATAAAAAGAGTGCTGATCCTGAAGACCACGTTTAGATTGAGGAGCACACTTAGATAATGGAATGGCTTGTAtgtcagaaaaccaaaaaccaaactcatttccatcagatcaattccaactcatagtaactccataggacaggatagaaatgcccTTGTGAGTTTGCGAGACTAAcgctatgggagtaggaagcctcatctttcttgcccagagcagctggaggttttgaactgttgaccttgtagttagcagcccaacctgtaacctatTACTCCACTAGGGTTCCTCTTTTATATATGATTATTACATGTTTAAAATGTGTTTGCGAAAATAACGGTTGAGTGAGACAACCAAGGCACATTCCTGGGTCCCcttaggagattttttttttctgggggggGGGTCCTTTGGAAAAACAGCCTTGTTTTGCCTTTGATGATGATGCTTTTAGCGTTTAAGTTTTGAATCTCAAGTTTGAGAACCTGGCTTTCATGCATCCTCTTTTCCATTTGACAGAAAATTCATTTGCAAATTGCCCGACAGAGGTAAAAAGATCTTAGAGTCGGTTGGCAAACTGAAAGCGGCCATTGCAGAACGTGAAGCGATTAGAGACCGAAGCAAACCCTTTCGTCCGATTAGAGTAGACTTCCAAGAAAGGCAAAAAGGGATTGCCGGAGTTGACGTGGACCCAGCTAAGGCTCCGAATTCTGACCAGATACTTGACATTTCATCACTAGTTCCTGGCTGTTCCTCTGTTGATGATAGCACATGTTCTAGAACTGCTCCACCCAAGCAGGGACTTGGATGTCGTCTCAAGGACCATGGAGAGCCTGGAGAGACAGAGGACACAATTCCGAGCAGCAGAGCCAGTGCGACTTCTGCCTCCGAGCCTAGCCAGCATGTCCCTCAGTGTCGAGCTTCCAGTCAAGCAGAAGCGAATGCCAGCCTGGTTATTGACAGGCTACAGAGGATTACAATTGCAGACCCCGGGGAACAGGCCTCAGAGAAGAGCCCTCGTGCCGACAACGTGACCGGCCTGCCTACTAAGACTCAGAAAAGGCCACATTACTTGGAAGTGTTAGAGATGCGAGCCCAAAACCCCGTGCCCCCGCTGCACAAATTCAAAACAAATGTGTAAGTACCCACGGGAAGCAGCTCTGCTGCGGAGTATTGTGGAAAGACAGTATTCGGATGGAGGGAGGTGGGCTGCGGTCTTCGTGTGAGAACACGTGGTTAGGAATGAACAGATTTTGAAAACAGAACAGCTTGGCTGGCGTGGAGGAGACATGTTGAAAAACACTTTAGTGTTTTAGCCAAATAGTTAAAAAGCTTTTAAATAACAGATGGGAGAATATTCAAGTTAGAAAATGTATTATGCTGATTTCTTCCCCAGAactattttctatcattttcatatctcccTTTGATAAAACTGAGCAAGGGGAAAGCAATCACAGGACTGGTAGGGACCTTCACAGGcttcccccaccaaaaaaaaaaaaaccccaacaaaaacaatcacaaaaaaaaacaccttgaaTGCTTACGATATAGAAGCAGCAGAAATGTGGTGAGACCAATTAAAATGTTCATTTTTCAAAGACTTTGGGAACTAGATGTGAATTCCAAGCTTACACATTTCTAAAAATATTACACTAAATATTATGACAATTTCAGGGACGAGGGGGCTAAAGAGCAGTGTGGAAACAGATCCAGAGAGGATGGGTGGGACTCCTGCTTTTAAAGAAGCGCTTTGCCCTGTAGTCTTCGGCAGGCTCCAGAGAGAGCAAAGCCCTTCAGAGAGTAAAGATTTGCTGCTGAGCGTTCAAATCAGGGAACAGCGATTGGTATCGGTGTCGGTCTTAATGTTCCTGGAGACAGGAACGCAGACTACTGCATGCTtttgacaaattaaaaaaaattcaggtaAAAATGATCAACATGTTTTATTATTGTAAATAGATTTAAAGCATAATTGTTCCCCACCGTTCATTTCTGTAACCTCAAAGCTTTATTTCTGCTGTATGGAGAGCAAGGATTTtattatattgatttttttagTTAAGAATtaaagggaaaagaaataatCTTTTATCAAGTTATCATCCATGTTGTGCAATAAGATGTGTTTTTCCTGACTTCTGAGAAAATCATCTAGTCTGTACGGACAGCAAAGATTGCGTATGCTGGTTCCAGTTCTCTATCAGAGGTGTTGGACTGCAGGGAAGAGCGAGGCCTTGCCCAAGGCGGAGAAGCTGAAGCTTGGAGAGAGTCCCTGTGCAGTTCGAGGAGGGTGGCCAAGTCAGGCTGTTGATAGGCGGTGGCTAAGGCCACCTTGATGCCCGAACACCAGCGGGCGGGAGGAAGAGCCTTCCCAGTGGCCCGCCCCACACTCTCCACCTACTCGTCGCCCGGTCCTCACCCAAATTTGAGATTTAGCAAATGACCTGTTCCCTCCGTCTCAGGCACAACACGTGTCTCGTATAATGTAGGCAAGCGGCTTcctgctgcctctttttgctcagAGTGACTTTCTTTCACTTTCTCCAGTGAAGTCCCATCTGcccttgttttctgttgggtctctttCCCCTCCACTCTCAGGTGTCATCCCCTTTTATTTCAAACCTGCTTGCCACAGAGACTTAGATCAGAAACCTCCTTGATCTCTTTGTAATCATGCTTCATCTTCTGTCAAAGTAAAGGTTCGAATCCCTTTCTTGGGCCATAATTTTGACCACCTTCCATCCTGTTGACCACTGCCAGAATGAggcttttaaaatgcaaatctgAACATGTTCTGTGGACtgagcctgggcccttcaccgaGCCTAGTCCCAGCCACTGTCCAGTCTTGTCTTGCTGCTTTCTGTACCCTCCACCTGCTCTGCCCGGGTGAGCTGCAGCCTTGttggtcctcccccccccccctcaccccctgctGGCACTTACTTCCTTTGCTGGGTGAGTTCTTACTCTCCTAAGACTGCTTGCTTTCACTTCTTTGATGTCTCTTTGAAGCCTTTCTTCAAGACTTCAAATTTTCCCACCCCGTAATAGAAATGATCATTTTGCACATCAGTGATGTCCTAGAGCCTGTGGCATTAGGTGCCCTGAAACTGCTTCCCTTTGGCAGACTTTTATTGAATTAATAGTTGAGGAGATAACAGCTTCAGTTCACAGGCATAGGTGCTATGGAGGGCCTTGGAGGCAGGGAAAAGAACCCATGGTGTAGATATTTGTCAGAACAGTGAATTCACTATCAAATGAAATGGCTCTCCATAAGAATAGTTTCTTGAAATACTTCTATTCTGTAGTAAATACATTGAGACAAAGAGATTTTATCTTCAGCTATAATATGGGTAAACTGATTATTGTTACCTTTTAAACGTGTCTCGAAAATAAAATGATTGGATTGTATACCATATATTTTCTCCCTATCAGATTGCCTTCCCAACCAAATGCCCCGTGTGACCCATGCCCGAGGAGCGGGTCCCCTgtgtcctcagaagaaaggctgcgCAGGGACAAGAAGCACCTCGACGACATCACCGCGGCCCGGCTTCTGCCGCTTCACCATCTGCCCGCCCAGCTGCTTTCCCTCGAAGACTCTTTAGCTCTTCAGAAACAGCAGAAACAGAGTTACGAGGTACTCCGCGTGTTAGCATTCGTCCACCATCACCATCTCAGTCTGTATCTTGGATGTGTAGCAGTCAGAATTTACCCCTGGTGGTTTAAAGAGCAAAGGATTCAATTAGGTTCTGAGGAAAGGCTGGTGAGGGCAAGTTGCCACAGAGCCCTTGATACTTACCTCTTGGAACCATTGGAAGATGCTGGAATGCCGGAAACTAATGGCGAGGATCACCGCTCCCTGCAACACCCAAGTGGTGATTTGCCAGGAAACGTGGGAACGCTAGCGCACACTGTCATCTCCCTTCTCGCTCGTCCACTATAGAAACTTGGGAGAGCCACCCCGAACCCTGAAACAGGAGCGGGCTTCACAAATTTCCTGGGGAAGGGGGGTTGAAGGGTAGTGGGACTTTTCCATGAAACATGCTCCTATAGCCCCCTTGTGTCCATCTCCTTCAGGGAAGAGCTGTCAAATGGCGGGGGGAGGGGTAGTGAAGAGTTGCCCACCAATGGTCAGACACTGCTTTGAAGCATACTCTGTGGGCacatctgaagaaaacataatctcttatttctggagattccattCAGCTTCTCCAAAGATCCAGTGTTGTGTGTAGAACTTTAAGTGTGCACGTTGGCCATTTGCATGCAgccctggggcagggggtgggggctgtcaGTGTGTGGACCATGAGGGAGAACTGAAAGAGAGGACTCAGCCTGCattcagtcaactctgactctgaCCCTGGGTGTGTCAGGAGGGCTGTGCAGCACAGGCTTGTGAATGGTACCTGGCTCTGTttgctaagtgttgggctgccagctgcagggttggtggttcaaacccaccagcctctatgAAAGAGAACGTTGAGGCTGtgcctgttcctgtaaagatccccgcctcagaaaccctgcatagTGCCGCCACGAGTGTTCACCAACTCGAGagcagtgtgtttgggttttgtttttgtttgtgtcggagccctggttgtgtagtggctgCATGTAGGTGgagggggttacacattggaccaggggtcctcaaactttttaaacggggcctgttcactgtccctcagacccattggagggccagactatagtttaaaaaaacaaacaaaagcctatgaacaaattcctatgcacactgcacatagcttattttgaagtaaaaaagcaaaagagaaaacaacctggcgggccagataaatgtccttggcgggccgcatgtggcccgcgggccatagtttgaggacccctgcattggactgtgagccacaagggcagcagctggaaaccaccgcTGTTCCTtggttgggaggaagatgagactttgtccttgtgtgaagatttacagccttggaagcccacaggcgtCGTTGCATTCatgctgccctgtagggttgctgtgagagtcggaatcaactcattggctgtGAGTGAGTGGGACACACGTGTATGCTGCTGCAGTTCTTGTTGCTTTATCATGGGGGTTCATAAAGTTCATCGAAAATGGAACTACAAGAGAATGGAGTTGactcacaagctttttgaagctccatGTATTGTTTGAgaaagtagtgtgtgtgtgtgtgtgtgtgtgtgtgtgtaagtggctTCCTGGtgaaaacctatagggaaaagatgagatgtataatgttttgctttggtttctgCTTTAAAGGAAATGCAAGCCAAGCTGGCAGCACAAAAACTGGCCGAGAAACTGAACATCAAAATGCAGAGCTATGATCCTGAAGGAAAGACAATGGGGAGCTACCGAGAAGCCAGGGATGAAGACGGGCCGTCCTCTGACGATGAGTTGTGACCGTGGGTGTGGGTGATGTCACCGCTGAGATACCAAGAGCTCGCATCAGACTTTCTAACATGTGTCAAGAGCAGTGTCGACAGGCATTGTTAAGGCAAAGAATTTTATAAAGTTACACTTaggtagctattaaaaaaaaagcccaGTTCTTCTTTCAGAAGATGACTTTACCTGATTGAAAGTCTCATATTTGAGTATTGTGTTTAACCACCTTGTATTAAAGGTTTGCTGTATATGGCATATATAATAGAgcccattttttcccctttaagcCAAATGAGAGCAGGTACCTTTGCTTTTTTCCATAGTCTCACCTGTCAAGTGACATTAACTCCTTGCCTTTCAGGGGGATGCTTGCTTGTCCCTGGCATCGTCTACGATGAATCAGGAAGACACAGCTCCATACTTTCTTGCATAAAGAAGGAGGTGGTCTAGACAATTGTGTGCATGTTTGCACGGGGCTGAGTGGAGGAACTAAGAAGAAGGTcatagaaaatgctttaaaatggcTGTCAGCCCTTAGGAAGAATGTTACCTcttttttcctgaacaggaataAGGGTTAGATGCTGGGAGTGAGTGACAGGAGGTCTAGCAAAGCCTGAAATCTAGGTGAAAGAAGTCACCAAGCCTGTTTCTTTACCTGTTTGACTTCATTGTTCTGACAGGTGGTACATCGTTCAAGGGACAGTAAAGTTTGGTAGGGAAATGGAGGTTTTTTAAAGCTACAATTGTCTAGTCAGTACATCACTCTCACTCCCTGTGAAAGGTGAGCACAGAGACTGAAGAAACCTCAAATCATGTGCATAAGCACACATTCATGTCATCTTAAAGCATTACATGGCTATTTTTAATTATCAAAGATCTGTCTAATATGTTGAATATCTTTCAGTGGTGAAAGAATAAATCAGAGTAACTTTATCATGCTCATATAATTTTTTATGGGTGCTTAGATAGCTTCTTATGTGTTTAAAAAAGATGGTTCATATGtaataggagccctagtggtcttTAACCCCTGTACCGCCAGAACTCCTGATTTCCAAACCCACCCGCCATCTAGCTTGCTGATTCCTCATCGGGCAGAATAGAATGCTCTTCACGGTTCTCAAGATGAAATCTGCAGGGcgcagacagctccatctttcccctgaggagcagtgGCTGAGTTCAGCTGACATGGGACTCCTGGAGCCCTCAGAATCCCTTCATGCACACCTACGTACAAAATCCACTGCCAGCCAGGAGGCTCCAGCTCAGCATGTTGCTGTTCGCAGCCCCACGCTGACCCGCcagtgccaccacggctcctcgtGTGCGCAGTCACCTGTCATCCTCCCCAGCGTGTGTGTAGCTGTGTATTGTGTCATTAAAAGATGGGATTATGGTATACATTACTTCATCGTCCttgctaaatatttttacatCCTTTGCATTTCCTGGCTCCATTTCATGGGcgtactatagtttaaaaaatttttttaaatcgttttaggagctcatacaactcgtcacaatccatacatacatcaattgtgtaaagcacatttgtacattcattgccctaattctcaaaacacttgctctccacataaacccctggcatcagctcatttttcccctccctccccactctcctctcccgactccctcatggacccttgataatttataaattattattttgtcatatcttgtgggTGTACAATAGTTTTAAAGATGGATTTCCTATTTAACAATTTGGTTATTTTACTGTAACCTATAAACAATATGGTCAATACCTTAAAAGATCCTGTCTGCACAAAAATGATTTCTTTCCAAAAGGCGTTTTTCTAGAAGTGAAATTGCTAGGTGAAGCATGTAAGGTTTTGTGGGTCTAATGATACCCAACCCTCGCCACAGAGGTGGTGTACATTGACGTTCCCACCCACAAGACATCAGACTTACAGAATGGAAAATTACTCTTAGGAAACCAGTTATTAATTATAGAAGAGTTGCATCTAAAATGTCTAATTTTTACTAGTTTAGTGGTTTCTTTCAATCTTATTAATCATCTAGTTCATTTATAGTCACTGCTTATTATCTCTCCCTTTCTTAGTTTATCTTATTAAAAATTGATTTATACAAAGATTTTTATGAGTTAAAATGCCAATCCCTTGTCTTATACTGTAATTGTTTTCAATGCATTATTTGCCTGTTAGTCTTTTATGGTCTTCAGTACGGATGCTCTTTTGAGGGGTCTACCTTTGTGCATATACTTGAACATGTCTTTCCTACCCAGAAAATGGATCAATAGGTACCCTACTTTCTTCTAGTACTTTCTCTTGTCAAGTTTTTACACCTAACTTAAACTTAAAGGGGACTTTTAATTCATCTTGAACTGACTTGGGCGCAGTGTATGAAGTAGGCTTTTAATTTTTACCAGTAGTTCGTCCTTGGCTCAGTGTTCTGCTAAGTcacgggttctcaaccttcctgatgcaacaaccctttaatacagcccctcatgtggtggtgacccccaaccgtaacattattttcgttgctacttcaccactgtcgtgttgctactgtgatgatttgggcaacccctgtgagaaagggtccttcgacccccaaaggggtcgcaaaccacaggttgagaaccactattaagGAAACCATTTCCATACTGATTTTTAATAATACTGTGCCTATTAAATTTCTCTATTTCTTAGGCCTAGCTTTGGTGGGTCTTCTAATTTGATTAATGCTATTTTAATCTATaaggtgttttgtgtgtgtgtgtgtgtgtgtgtgtgtagttagttcaaggattgcttgttggcctttaggagtgttctctagtccagtctgttggggtaccacgccctggccccaaagtccactttcagcattctctggggaccttgccactccattcccttgctgttccgctgtactccCCCAGGGCttcgcctgggtgtggtgggatcaggtcaggtgcatttcccacactgtgtctccggtgctgtcccctgtagcgccatgggtcagtgaggggcatcatgtctcattgtggggccagccatgtggtcctctctgtggactggaatCTATAAGGTTTTAATTGTTAATATTTGATAGAAGTCCtcctttattttagttttaaacTTTATTGTGAAAAATAACTGatgagaaaaacacataacacaaATGAAGCAAACAGCAGTGTGATCACACGCAGAAGAGCTGGGTGTCCCTTCTTGACCCCCTCTCTCAAGAGATGCCAGACCTTCTGGGAAGGCTCCCCTGCGCCCCTTCTTAAATAGTTTTACAGTGTGGTTGCTGTTTGTTTTGTCTGCTTTTTGTTTTATGAAATTGGAGTTACATCATTTGTTTTATTGTATCTGATATTTCACTGTTTCTTATAAAATCCATGTTGTGTGTAATGTGGTATATTCATTTTCTTAGCTGTATGATGTATCATTTTACCAATACCACAACTTGCTTTATGCTGTGGCCGTCCCACGTGTGGGCTACTAGTGAGCATTTTAACACCCAAGCACATTCCTAAAGGACCTACACTTGGGTGGCGTCATCAGTGCTcgactgctagctgaaaggttgcttTAACCCCccctagaggtgcctcagaagactggCCTGGTGATGTGCGTCTGAAGGGCCACAGCCCTGAAGATTGCATGGGGCAGTACAGCTCTGGACAGTGGGCCGCCAGAAGTCAGAGTCGCCTGTGACAACTCAGCAATCATgcctgggagcagaactgctgggtTGTACCTACCAGGTTTATACACTTCCTTTGTTAGACTTTAAATCTTAACCAATTGGATATTTGCTTAGTAGAAATCATTGTGATTTTTGCATTTCTCCGGTCAGTAATGACATCAAGCATCTTAGGTTTAATAGCTACtcccaatttcttcttttgaaaagtGCCCATTTGAATCTTGCCCATTTTTCTATTGTATCTGCTGTCTCGCCTTCCTGGTTTGTAGGACTCTTTACTAGTCTTTAGTTGGTTATCTTTGGTTTTAAAATGAGTGACTTCGTTTTATTCATGACTTCATTTGATGAatagaattttaattttaaagagtTTTCAATCTTTATGTTTTGTGTCCGTTGTGTCTATTTAAAAGGAATTGTTCCCTAAAGTCCTGAAGAGattttcatctttattttcttttaagaaatgcAATTTTATTTCAACTTGAGTTTTCTGAGAAAAAAGGGAAATGATATTAGAAAGATACTCCTCCTTAGGTAAATCCTTGGTTCACTCATTAGGTTGATAACTGCAAGATTGGCCTTTCGAACCCAGAGCATCTGCTCCgagagaaaaagatgaagctgtccctgtaaagatttgcagcctcaagcCCTCTATGGGGCCACTCCGGGTTGGAGTCAACTTCACAGTGGTGGATAGGCTTAAGTGGAAGGCTCCTAGAAGGTCCAAAATAACAAACTTTGGAGAATGAAATGGTCTGACTTTTGTCTGGGGTTCACTGCACCTCACGGAGCACGTACTGGACGGATGCTCCATGAGAGAAGGGCTTGAATGCTGGAGGACTGCATAAAAGGACTACAGTCTATTGTGGCTTCTCGGTCTCTGGTAAGTTAATTTGACATAGGTACGGCGGTAGGTTTAGAAA
This genomic stretch from Tenrec ecaudatus isolate mTenEca1 chromosome 14, mTenEca1.hap1, whole genome shotgun sequence harbors:
- the POLR2M gene encoding protein GRINL1A, encoding MSSLARGFEPPAPEALGRRSLTELREMRERQERLLRNEKFICKLPDRGKKILESVGKLKAAIAEREAIRDRSKPFRPIRVDFQERQKGIAGVDVDPAKAPNSDQILDISSLVPGCSSVDDSTCSRTAPPKQGLGCRLKDHGEPGETEDTIPSSRASATSASEPSQHVPQCRASSQAEANASLVIDRLQRITIADPGEQASEKSPRADNVTGLPTKTQKRPHYLEVLEMRAQNPVPPLHKFKTNVLPSQPNAPCDPCPRSGSPVSSEERLRRDKKHLDDITAARLLPLHHLPAQLLSLEDSLALQKQQKQSYEEMQAKLAAQKLAEKLNIKMQSYDPEGKTMGSYREARDEDGPSSDDEL